The following are encoded together in the Bactrocera neohumeralis isolate Rockhampton chromosome 6, APGP_CSIRO_Bneo_wtdbg2-racon-allhic-juicebox.fasta_v2, whole genome shotgun sequence genome:
- the LOC126763019 gene encoding kelch-like protein 7 has product MATSSSQTLALQRNSCEQNRFMEKLMSKIFSFYDEQSLIDVTFKVSNPTALVPAHRLILAAASPYFEKLFENNRDTNAVIEINGIDSDIFERLITFCYTGQASITVNNVAAMLNAAIVLQMDDAKIRIVDSLMTRIDDYTLQAVYTLEHETKCEVLRQKIIEYETQNFMETSRSDEFLNFDVEKLQRILVSDNLNITREEDAYDAIQRWYNYDVPARQEQLPLLIACLRLTQFNVNFLMTHIQPLPGCELLVFKALSWIGLPTARPR; this is encoded by the exons ATGGCCACGAGTTCCTCCCAAACACTTGCGCTTCAGAGAAATTCCTGTGAGCAGAACCGTTTCATGGAGAAATTAATGTCGAAAATATTTAGCTTCTACGACGAGCAGTCTCTAATCGATGTGACATTTAAAGTGTCAAATCCAACGGCTCT tgtacCCGCGCATCGTTTGATACTCGCAGCAGCGAGTCCTTATTTCGAGAAGCTTTTCGAGAATAATCGAGATACTAATGCAGTCATCGAAATAAATGGTATCGATAGCGATATTTTTGAGCGTCTAATAACCTTTTGTTACACTGGACAGGCCTCCATTACCGTTAATAATGTCGCTGCCATGCTAAATGCTGCAATCGTGTTGCAAATGGACGATGCCAAAATCCGTATTGTGGACTCCCTCATGACACGTATCGATGACTACACCTTGCAGGCTGTTTATACGTTGGAGCATGAAACGAAATGTGAAGTTCTTAGGCAGAAAATCATCGAATACGAGACACAGAACTTCATGGAG ACCAGCCGAAGCGAtgagtttttgaattttgatgtAGAAAAATTGCAACGTATCCTGGTATCTGACAATTTGAATATAACCCGTGAGGAAGATGCCTACGATGCCATACAACGCTGGTACAATTACGATGTTCCTGCGCGTCAAGAGCAACTGCCACTTTTAATAGCTTGTCTCCGGCTTACTCAATTCAATGTGAACTTTCTGATGACACACATACAGCCGTTACCTGGATGTGAGCTACTGGTCTTCAAGGCGTTATCGTGGATCGGATTGCCTACAGCACGGCCAAGATAA